A stretch of Rhodobium gokarnense DNA encodes these proteins:
- the rplX gene encoding 50S ribosomal protein L24, with the protein MSLKIKKGDRVVVLAGRDKGRIGEVIRMMPKENRAVVRGINVAKRHQRQTATQEAGIISKEMPIHLSNIAIADPKDDKPTRIGTKVLDDGRKVRFAKRSGDLIDG; encoded by the coding sequence ATGTCTTTGAAGATCAAGAAGGGCGACCGCGTCGTCGTCCTCGCCGGGCGCGACAAGGGTCGCATCGGCGAAGTGATCCGCATGATGCCGAAGGAAAACCGCGCCGTGGTGCGCGGCATCAACGTCGCCAAGCGCCACCAGCGCCAGACCGCGACCCAGGAAGCCGGCATCATTTCCAAGGAAATGCCTATCCACCTGTCCAACATCGCGATTGCCGATCCCAAGGACGACAAGCCGACGCGGATCGGGACCAAGGTCCTCGACGATGGCCGGAAGGTGCGGTTCGCCAAGCGTTCGGGAGATTTGATCGATGGCTGA